A window of the Harmonia axyridis chromosome 5, icHarAxyr1.1, whole genome shotgun sequence genome harbors these coding sequences:
- the LOC123680315 gene encoding alpha-crystallin B chain-like: protein MFGNILTLDLVDRVFANTYAKKKQTPDLSQSSSSESVASSTSMKNSWRSSISSINSIEHFELPPHMRTSCMDVKIFDPVHLTLRVEHGNTLVMEGVHEEGNDDHGSIVRHFSRREIIPETCDASKMRTELLRDGLLIVTIPKRKVERQNSAESSSSNPLSPTKRVKDVPQSPTKRVRFLSIEEKEEKKSTQGTPKK from the coding sequence atgttcgGGAATATTCTCACCTTGGATCTGGTGGACAGGGTGTTCGCCAACACCTACGCGAAGAAGAAGCAAACTCCCGATCTGAGTCAGTCGAGTTCTTCAGAATCCGTTGCCAGTTCTACCTCTATGAAAAATTCATGGAGATCTTCGATTTCCAGCATAAATTCCATCGAACACTTTGAGCTGCCTCCTCATATGAGAACCTCTTGTATGGACGTGAAAATATTCGATCCCGTACATCTGACACTCAGAGTAGAGCACGGAAATACGCTGGTGATGGAGGGAGTACACGAAGAAGGCAATGACGATCATGGTTCTATAGTTAGGCATTTTTCTAGAAGGGAAATCATACCGGAGACTTGCGATGCTTCAAAGATGAGAACTGAATTGCTGAGGGACGGTCTGCTGATTGTGACAATCCCGAAACGTAAAGTCGAAAGACAAAATTCGGCAGAATCTTCAAGTTCAAACCCGCTTTCGCCTACGAAACGTGTAAAAGATGTTCCACAGTCGCCCACAAAACGAGTTAGATTCCTGTCAATTGAGGAAAAGGAAGAGAAGAAATCAACGCAGGGTACCCCGAAAAAATAA